From the Salvelinus alpinus chromosome 12, SLU_Salpinus.1, whole genome shotgun sequence genome, the window tttaaactattttcaaaattgtagaataatagtgaggacaaactatgaattaacacatatggaatcatgtagtaaccaaagaagtgttaaatcaaaatgttatttgagattcttcaaggtagccaccctttgccttgatgacagctttgcacactcttggcattctctcaaccaacttcatgaggtagtcacctggaatacatttcaattaacaggtctgaCTTGTTTAaagttctttccttcttaatgcattggagccaatcagttgtgttgtgacaaggtagggatggtatacagaagatagcctaattggtaaaagaccaagtccattgtAACGTAGACActgagtcgggaagcaagtgcaggtggtgagtttaataataaacgAAACAATACAAGAGTAGCGTACGGACATAAAacatcaatactttaagacatgaaggtcagtcaatccagaaattaagaacagtcgcaaaaaccatcaagcgctatgatcaaactggctctcatgaggaccgccacaggaaaggaagacccagagttacctctgctgcagaggataacttcattagagttaactgtacctcagattgcagcccaaataaatgtttcacagagttcaagtaacagacatctcaacagcaacttttcagaggagactgtgtgaatcaggcctttgtggtcaaattgctgctgcaaaaaacactactaaaggaaaccaataagaagacttgcttgggccaagaaacacgaggaatggaccttagaccggtggaaatctgtcctttggtctgatgagtccaaccgCCCTGTCTTtgtgacgcagagtaggtgaaaggttgacctccgcatgtgtggttcctaccgtgaagcatggaggtggtgtgatggtgctttgttggtgacactgattaatttttttagaattcaaggcacacttaaccagcatggctgccacagcattctgcagcgatacgccatcccatctggtttgcgcttagtgggactatcatttgtttttcaacaggacaatgacccaaaacacacctccaggctgtgtaatggctatttgaccaagaaggagagtgatggagtgctgcatcagatgacctggcctccagtcacctgacctcaacccaattgagatggtttgggatgagggaccgcagagtgaaggaaaagcagccaacaagtgctcagcatatgtggaactccttcaagactgttggaaaagcattccaggtgaagctggttgagagaatgccaagagtgtgcaaagctgtaaaatataaagaaaaacccttgaatgagtaggcgtgtcaacttttgactggtattgtacataagttatttaattttcaatatttttttaacatgtttttttcactttaattattgggtattgtgtgtagatggtgagaaattttgaatttaggctgtaacaactaaatgtggaataagtgaaggggtatgaatactttctggaaGCACAGTAAATGTTTGTCTAAGATCTTGCACAAGAACACTACAAATATCCAAGCAGCCATTCACAAGCATGTTTGCAGAGTGGGAGGGTACAGATGAAATGTAATTGAATCAATAAAATACTTGACTCTGATGTTAGTTCTCTCTTTATAGTAAATGGCGATCGGTTTTCCAATGGATCAGCTATATCTGTACCTGATTTGGTGGATGGGGAGATATTTATTCCACCTCCCCCTACAATGGCacccccaccccctccacccATGTTCATCCCTCCCCCACCAGATTTCTTGGGTGACTTGGACTCCATTCAGCCTCCCTCCATGCCCCCTCCAAAACCACAATTAGTGGTTCTGTCTAAAGAGTACGAGGATTTCTCCTCCCTGAAACCTCCACTAATGGCCCCCCCGAAGCCCCCGTCAACTTCCTCCAGTGCTTCTAGTTCATCTTTTTCCATATCTACACCAACACCAGTCCCTGATTTTACTGAGCCCCCAAAGTTTGCCCCTCCACAGCCCCCTATAGACATGAGGCAAGCTGCTCTGAAAGCCCTGAAGACCCCGCCTCCAAAGCCAACAAGGCTGTCCTCCATCCACAGCATGGACGAATCCTCCCAGGTTCCAGCCCAAGCTTCCCTAGTACAGACCCCGACACCCTCCAGCTTCAACCCCCAGAACACAGCTAAGCTCTACAGTGTTCCTAAGACTGGCATTCTAGGTAGGCAGTTGGACCGTGACAATAGGCCCAAGCAGATCCTACTCCTCCAGGTCAATGGGAAAGACCCCCCTGTGGCACCACCAGGTAAGCCAGCCCAGAGAAATAGCTTGGGTTTGCAGCTGGAGCAAGACCTGCAGGACTTAAAGGAAAACTTGCAAGCCACCCTTCCAGGCCAACCCACCCCACCCGAGACTTGGGAGGAAGTGGAGCCTTTGTCTTTATCAGCACAACAGGGTATCAACAAACTTGCTGCAGCGCCCCCTAAAATGTCCCCTAAGCTTCAGAAGGTGGTCACTGCCCCTGTAAACACAGAGGCTAGCCAGGTCAAGCAGGAAGCGTCTCCAGGCCGGAATAACAAGTTCCGTCCTATGCTGGACAGTAAACTACGCAACCTGAAGGCCAGTGATGTCACTGGGATGAGGGACGGTCCTGCCTCTTCCCCCCTAGCTCTTCTCATGGCAGCTAAAGAGCGAGAGAAGCACAGGTCCAGTCTTTCCCTTGAAAACAGCACGAAGAGTAATGAGCCATTAGCCAGCATCCAACACAGTGAATTCAATCCCAATTCTTTCACCGTCATCCCTAGGGCCACCTCATTCACTTCTGTAACCTCACAACATAAACCACAGTCTGTGGTCCCATTGGAGGCCACAGTGGTAATCCAGACTCCAGCAAAACCCCAGATTATTGAGTCAGTGGTGAAGGGGCCAATTGCAAATCCAGTAGTTAAGAGGATTCTGCCCACCCCTAGATCCTCATCCTCCAGCAGTCTAGCCGTGGAGAAGCAAAGTGGAGAGCAGAGGATTGAGTCACCCTCTAGCCTTGTCAGGGATGAAGAGAACCTATGCATGCCATTACTCCCTCCCCCTCCCGAATTCGATGACCATGATGTCGTGGACTCTCCTCCCAGCTTACCTCCACCTGACCCTCCGCTGAAGAAGGTCCTGCCTCCCACTCCCAGCCCtgtccttccagtcctgtcctctACTGCCATCCCTGTCCTTCCTGTCAAAACTCCCTCGCCTCCCCCTCCAAAACCTAAATCTCCAAGCCCTCCCAAATTCCCACCTCCTGTCATGGAGATCAAACCCAAACTGCCTGTTCAGACCAAACCCAAGCCGCCTCCCACCCaggccctctcctccctctcagccAGCCAGGCCACGCTCCAGAGCATCCTGCAGAAGAAGATGCTAGAGATGGACTGCAAAATGGACATCAAAATGCTGGCCATGAAGGAAACAGACTCTGATGACTGGGGATCTCCCTTATCTGATGAGACCAAGTTCCCGGTTGTCCCCAGAGTCACCCCGAAAAACCCTGTTATCACTGCAAAGAGCAAGAGTGCCACTGTGCCAGCAAAAACACAAGGACTGGACATGATGGAGACAAAAATGGCCATGAAAGGTCAGGGTTTGTCAGAGCCATCAAAAGTTCCCACAAGGTAGGCCTTACTCTCTGTCCTTTATCTTTGTCTGCTTGGCTTTttgacaaaatgtgaaaaaaactaCTTCATTATGGTTCAAGGTTAGGGTGTTGTGACTAGTTGGACTTAGTTTCTGTTTGTCTAGTAGTGTCCCTAATTGCATGTTTTGACTCATAGTAAAGAATGTTAGCTAGATGTATTAAATAATCGCTAAATGCAACAAGATCAACCTGATATGTGTTTAAATGTTAATTATTTATTCCTCTACTTTTTAGCAATGGGACACGGTCAAAGCAGGCGTATGGCATGACTTTCATGGTACAACCCGGAACCAAACAACCAATCACTGTTGTCAGCAAATGAGGATCCAACTCAATTATACCACACACTGTACCATACAGCCTCTGTCAAGAGCAAGGACAATGGAAAGAGCACCTTAAATACAGCTAAAAATTGATATATCCAATAAAAACACTAAGTATGTATGCCAAGGATGTTTTCACCAAGCCCCTGGAGAGAGTACAAGAATGTGCTAAGCATTTGTCTAGAAAAGGTTTTGCTGTACCACAGCACATAAACCTGCCCTCCAGAGGTGCTGTGTCAAATAGCTTCTTGTCTAGGTGCCAAAGTCTAAAGAGTGGGTGGACTGTTGGAACAGCTTTCAACAGTATCTTTGACTGCTACGGTTTAATCAGTGCTAGTACACATTGCCTTATTTTTACCTCGGGTATCGGTCTGACCTAATAGATTCAAAGCAGATTGTGAGGCTGTTTTTAAAAATAGGAGCTGTAATTTGCCAGCCTTAATATACACTGAATAATGCCATGCATCATAAGGATATTTATATAAATGTCTTGAAGAATTACTATAAGGATGTGTACAGATTGTTTTTGCTTATGCTTCCATTGTGTCACAGtacctgtacatactgtatatttttagAGCATAAAGGAAATTTAACTAGTCTACTACAATACATTAAGAACAAATGTTGTATATTGTTCACTATATTATACTTAAGGGTGCAACAACTATGTAAACTGTTTATCTTTTGATCTTCTACTTTAGTCAGGTGAGCAAGATATGTTCCATACAATGGAGGACTAAATAGAAGCAAAACAGATGTCAGCCATTTACCACATAAGGACAGGAGAAGTAATATGGTCTCCATGGTCTGTAGAACCTACAgtggtcagtttattaggtacaccacccccaTTCACAAAAATTGTTTGCTCCTACAGTCAAGCAGCTGTGGTTTGTTATATAACTGAACATTAGAATGAGCAGAATGAGCAGAATGAGTGACCTAAGCAACTATGAGCGAGGTATGATTGTCGGTGCCAGGCGCGCCGGTTCCACTATATCAGAAACAGccagcctcctgggcttttcatgcaCAACAGTGTCTATGGTTTACTGAGAATAGTATGACAAACagatccagtcagcggcagtcctgtgggtgaaaacatg encodes:
- the LOC139535810 gene encoding uncharacterized protein C6orf132 homolog isoform X2, giving the protein MCLAFLSLSSSDVVQGFAVPTPKVPVLPPFNSPKINRAVNGDRFSNGSAISVPDLVDGEIFIPPPPTMAPPPPPPMFIPPPPDFLGDLDSIQPPSMPPPKPQLVVLSKEYEDFSSLKPPLMAPPKPPSTSSSASSSSFSISTPTPVPDFTEPPKFAPPQPPIDMRQAALKALKTPPPKPTRLSSIHSMDESSQVPAQASLVQTPTPSSFNPQNTAKLYSVPKTGILGRQLDRDNRPKQILLLQVNGKDPPVAPPGKPAQRNSLGLQLEQDLQDLKENLQATLPGQPTPPETWEEVEPLSLSAQQGINKLAAAPPKMSPKLQKVVTAPVNTEASQVKQEASPGRNNKFRPMLDSKLRNLKASDVTGMRDGPASSPLALLMAAKEREKHRSSLSLENSTKSNEPLASIQHSEFNPNSFTVIPRATSFTSVTSQHKPQSVVPLEATVVIQTPAKPQIIESVVKGPIANPVVKRILPTPRSSSSSSLAVEKQSGEQRIESPSSLVRDEENLCMPLLPPPPEFDDHDVVDSPPSLPPPDPPLKKVLPPTPSPVLPVLSSTAIPVLPVKTPSPPPPKPKSPSPPKFPPPVMEIKPKLPVQTKPKPPPTQALSSLSASQATLQSILQKKMLEMDCKMDIKMLAMKETDSDDWGSPLSDETKFPVVPRVTPKNPVITAKSKSATVPAKTQGLDMMETKMAMKGQGLSEPSKVPTSNGTRSKQAYGMTFMVQPGTKQPITVVSK
- the LOC139535810 gene encoding uncharacterized protein C6orf132 homolog isoform X3, producing MSSSDVVQGFAVPTPKVPVLPPFNSPKINRAVNGDRFSNGSAISVPDLVDGEIFIPPPPTMAPPPPPPMFIPPPPDFLGDLDSIQPPSMPPPKPQLVVLSKEYEDFSSLKPPLMAPPKPPSTSSSASSSSFSISTPTPVPDFTEPPKFAPPQPPIDMRQAALKALKTPPPKPTRLSSIHSMDESSQVPAQASLVQTPTPSSFNPQNTAKLYSVPKTGILGRQLDRDNRPKQILLLQVNGKDPPVAPPGKPAQRNSLGLQLEQDLQDLKENLQATLPGQPTPPETWEEVEPLSLSAQQGINKLAAAPPKMSPKLQKVVTAPVNTEASQVKQEASPGRNNKFRPMLDSKLRNLKASDVTGMRDGPASSPLALLMAAKEREKHRSSLSLENSTKSNEPLASIQHSEFNPNSFTVIPRATSFTSVTSQHKPQSVVPLEATVVIQTPAKPQIIESVVKGPIANPVVKRILPTPRSSSSSSLAVEKQSGEQRIESPSSLVRDEENLCMPLLPPPPEFDDHDVVDSPPSLPPPDPPLKKVLPPTPSPVLPVLSSTAIPVLPVKTPSPPPPKPKSPSPPKFPPPVMEIKPKLPVQTKPKPPPTQALSSLSASQATLQSILQKKMLEMDCKMDIKMLAMKETDSDDWGSPLSDETKFPVVPRVTPKNPVITAKSKSATVPAKTQGLDMMETKMAMKGQGLSEPSKVPTSNGTRSKQAYGMTFMVQPGTKQPITVVSK
- the LOC139535810 gene encoding uncharacterized protein C6orf132 homolog isoform X1, which codes for MKKGPLHFLGRKNQSLFDTNIKIKEMDNVELVLDSSAIPELGTAKVRSRPTVKHYMSSSDVVQGFAVPTPKVPVLPPFNSPKINRAVNGDRFSNGSAISVPDLVDGEIFIPPPPTMAPPPPPPMFIPPPPDFLGDLDSIQPPSMPPPKPQLVVLSKEYEDFSSLKPPLMAPPKPPSTSSSASSSSFSISTPTPVPDFTEPPKFAPPQPPIDMRQAALKALKTPPPKPTRLSSIHSMDESSQVPAQASLVQTPTPSSFNPQNTAKLYSVPKTGILGRQLDRDNRPKQILLLQVNGKDPPVAPPGKPAQRNSLGLQLEQDLQDLKENLQATLPGQPTPPETWEEVEPLSLSAQQGINKLAAAPPKMSPKLQKVVTAPVNTEASQVKQEASPGRNNKFRPMLDSKLRNLKASDVTGMRDGPASSPLALLMAAKEREKHRSSLSLENSTKSNEPLASIQHSEFNPNSFTVIPRATSFTSVTSQHKPQSVVPLEATVVIQTPAKPQIIESVVKGPIANPVVKRILPTPRSSSSSSLAVEKQSGEQRIESPSSLVRDEENLCMPLLPPPPEFDDHDVVDSPPSLPPPDPPLKKVLPPTPSPVLPVLSSTAIPVLPVKTPSPPPPKPKSPSPPKFPPPVMEIKPKLPVQTKPKPPPTQALSSLSASQATLQSILQKKMLEMDCKMDIKMLAMKETDSDDWGSPLSDETKFPVVPRVTPKNPVITAKSKSATVPAKTQGLDMMETKMAMKGQGLSEPSKVPTSNGTRSKQAYGMTFMVQPGTKQPITVVSK